From the genome of Branchiostoma floridae strain S238N-H82 chromosome 8, Bfl_VNyyK, whole genome shotgun sequence:
GGCTTGCTGAACCAAAACATAACAACATAATATTAATAACAAAATAGGAAACTAGATCTAACGACATTTGCTCGGGAGCAAATACAGAATTTTTCCATCTATCTTCATCCCAAGCCGAAATGTATCGGCATTGAATTGAAAACTACTTAATTccttttcccaacccctacctattCACGCATCATGCAAAACCTTCcgcaacatctcgagttatactgtccgcaaacacacgaacacacacactcagcccGCTGCAGTGCCGACGGAAAGTGCTACACCAACCATTTTATAGAGACACAACATCTTGCCACAaacgaaaatataaccttcttggcgaattCAATAATTTCCTAATATCACATCATAGTAATAAATTTCATAACCTCTGGAATAGCTATTGCGTCAATGCAATTGGCGTTACGACTGTTTCGTGGGACAGTATAATTATCTAATGTCAGAAAAGTGGGTGTTTTCAGCAGGCAACTACCACATTAACCAATTTAGTGGACACTATATCTTTTGAAAGGTCAGCAGACAATGGAGAAAAAATGCTGCCCAAGTAGCATGGTTCAGTGACCAAGTAGGACATGGTTACATAAATGCACCGAAGTGCAAATGTCATTTGTTTTGTCACACGTTAAGAACCGAATGACTGATTAAGGTCCCGATTTCACgacttaaatttcaaaattttcatatcatcccGGCCCTGTTAATAAAAATCGCCACTCGGAGCGATCAGTAATCCACCAGGTCTTTAGACACACCTGTAGCTACTTTGGACCAGTCCGTACTCCACGCCTACGGCAGTCTCCAGCTGCAGGTGTTGGGAGATCTGAACTTTTGACCATCCGTATTTTATATCAACCCGATCTTACCGCAGTTGATATCAGCGAAGTCTGACTAATATTTTCTATCGCGTCCATTTCAGCAAAGTATTTATAAGACAGACACATTTTACTTGGTCATATGGTTATAATATGAAAGTTGCACATGAGATATTGCTGCCGATTTGAAAAAATAGATGATAGCTCTGGTGGTACGAAAATCGTTATTTTGGGTCCTGGCCCATAGATTAAACCTGGGAACCAGTCAGGACATCGCATGGAGGGTGGTCAAACTCCCtttcataacctccttggtgtgtgGACGAGCCAGGATGAGGCTTGGCACACTCACGAatctatgagggtctgcatgggggttctcGACACCGATTTATTCTGAGTTAAAaggaaccccctacgtattacgctaaataaAGGagggcaattacgctaaatttggacGCCTCGCTACAAATtatgtagataagatggttttccctacgagttacgtgaaatagaaataggctgcctacgccttacctaaaagagcatgcagacccctCACTATATCGAATCCCGTCACCAATGGCtacacatttgcatacttgcTTAGCGAGAAAAGATAAATTGAGCCCCCTCCACGTTGTCACCCCACTCCCCCGCCTGCAGACGACCCGAGAAGAACACTCCCCAGACACCAATATCACCGCAATCGGGGTGAAAAAACCCTACTAGGTACGTAACATCTTCTTAGCAACTCATTATGACATTGTGACTTGTGTTATATTCGCACTGAATATCTGTTTTTCTCCGTNNNNNNNNNNNNNNNNNNNNNNNNNNNNNNNNNNNNNNNNNNNNNNNNNNNNNNNNNNNNNNNNNNNNNNNNNNNNNNNNNNNNNNNNNNNNNNNNNNNNtgtgaggggggtataacgcctggtcctttgctataaccaccgaatgaaaccaacgagtgagcgaagccgaggaacaggcgggtcattaacgttactATAATATAGCCTACCCGAACAAAGCGACAAATTCAAAGTGGCTTTTATGGGAGAACGATCAGACAAACTtaagctcattttcacatattttgtagattctaccctCCGAAAGTATCTATGTGTTTGTAAGATAAAGAACTCTGACATCGACCACAATACGTTGATAATTTGTAGGCATTTCCTAATATAAACTCCATGGAAGCATTTAGGACATTTCGTTAcacaataacaaaaataataaagaaGACTATTTCTAGTTTTGTTGAcctaaatactagtaatcttttGTGTGAATGTCTCCACAAGGAGAGTATCTTGTACAACTTTTTtccagtacaactaaacagatatatatgaatatctacAAGTATGAATAAGGCAACTTATTGGGTCTAGCATATCTTTtgcactattggttctacggtataaacattcgagATATATTTGTCTGTTTCTACGCAATAAAGGTTATCGCCtgccagaatgtagttgaatttatgcAACGAACAGAGTGTAGCAAATTATTTTGGAAATGGATGTGAACAGCTTaatgcgtttatcattatattgcaaacaatccataacaaaatgACTTTCGTCTTCGATcccatttgggcagaatggacaaaagctCTGGTCACGGGTAATTTTAGTATCTTCTGGCCTCTACAGTTAGTTTGTGACTATggattcttatctttgtgattgctctacgaagttcaaaACTGCGTATATTCGAAATAAATTTTTTGTACGtataaagaaatgaatgaatgaaatgtaatattgtgaaataaatgatacaatgaaCCATCTTGCAGATGACACCCAGCTAAAATGGCCTCCACCAGACCGACTAATTACAGGGTACGGATCATTCCGGACTCCTACCCTTATTTCACCATGCTGCCCGGGTCAAAGAACCCTAGTAGTACTGTGTCCAAACTCTCCTGGAAATTGAACTCTTCTCCTCACTTAATAGCCGGCGAACTTTAAGGTCACACTGACATAATCGCATtgattttcgtgttgccatggcaatcgttcgttgacaggcatttttgacgaaaattgctAACTGTGTTTTTTAACGttcatttgctatattactgctattgtCTTACATGGATAAAATTCTATGATATCTAAAACATCTTTTTCTCTGCTCCAACTGGTGTTAAATCTAGTAAGAAGTCTGGGAGGGAAGTATCATTCGACCCGCTGTCTACAGTGAGCCTGTTATAGTAAGTGATAGCATGCAGGCCTGGTTGATCGGGTCACTTGGTAGGCATGCCAAATGTCACTATATGGGTCACTACACATAgtaggtaatacatgtactcaggTATATCTTCTTTTTGTCCTGTACATCTATTGTCTAATGCCTACGACTAGTATTCTATATGTTTATATTCCGGCTTGTAGTCTACATGTACTGTTCTGCGCTTCATAGATTTTGTCTGGACATTCTTACCATTTTCTCTCTCCATGCAAATCAGGTTGGCTAATCCTCCTGGGGTGTTTTGTTATCAAACAGAGTCTTCCGAACCTGTTCTATCGGTATGCAAACACCTGCagggcaaatttcggtatttaCACTgactattcttaacaatgggaatcattgGTAGAAAGAGGCTGtaaaaagtcacctacctgagttTGAGAACATGAAAAACTAACATTAGCATGGTTGTCTGGCCTCTAAAGTGTACTTCGACGACAGAACAAGGAAAAAATTACGTCATAGTTACGTTATACGGGATCAAAACAAAGATGATGACCTTTTGAACCCTTtccactgcctgtaaacaacaccaaacaccTAATGTTTGTAAcgtactgcaaccacaaatattgctaaaaatcagtttcttcaaaacaataaaaaggtTACAACCCTTTCCTGtaatatgcacctccaaaatccaaacatatctcAAAAACATCTCTACAGGCACTTTTGCCAGGTGTACCTAATCATTTTGAAAGTAGGCCATCTCCGCATCTCCGAAATACCAAAATTTGCCCGTAAACTTACTATTGTCCTGAATGTATTTGCTTCAGTACCTTGCTTATGtttatcagaaaaaaatcaaaagtcaAAAACATGTCATTGGCAGTTAATATGTAATACAACAGGTATAGTTTTTCAGTCGAAAAGCTAAAACTGTCATCTTGTCGCATCTTGTTAATAAGTTGGTTCTTTTCTTTAGTCTTTCAGGATCTAGAGTTTTACCAACATGGCGACCACAGCCGGATCTCATCTAAAACAAGGGGAGGGAGAGGATGGACAGGATTCTCCTCGTACCCACACGTGCAGCTATGGTGACAAGGAGTTTCCCATCAAAGGTAGCCTCGATCTTcacctgcgaactcacacaTGTGAGAAACTATACACGTGTGATGACTGCGGGAAACGATTTAGTCAGCAAGGTCATCTGGAGGACCACATGAGCACTCACACCGGTGAGCGACCATACGAGTGTGAATATTGCAACAAGTGCTTCAGTCAGTCATCTCATCTGAAGGCtcacgtgcggactcacacaggggaaaacccgtacaggtgtgaggcatgctgcaagcagttcagtaagctTGGTACCCTGAAAatacacatgcgtactcacaccggtaagagaccataccagtgtgATGAATGCGGGAAACGGTATATTCAGCTATGTAATCTGAAAgaccacatgagaactcacaccggcGAGAGACCGTACGAGTGTGAATATTGCAACAAGTGCTTCACTCGGTCATCTCATCTGAAGGCtcacgtgcggactcacacaggggaaaacccgtacaggtgtgaggcatgctgcaagcagttcagtgtACTATCTAgtttaaagaaacacatgcggactcacacaggtgagaaaccgtacaggtgtgaggcatgcagcaagcagttcagtgaacTGTTTactctaaagaaacacatgcggactcacacaggtgagaaaccgtacacatgtgaggagtgcagcaagcagttcattGAACTGTCtagtctaaagaaacacatgcggactcatacaggtgagaaaccgcacatatgtgaggagtgcagcaagcagttcagtgacccGAGTGATCTAAAAgtacacatgcgcactcacacaggagaaagcCGTACAGATGCGAtaagtgcagcaaacagttcactCAGTTCGCAAATCTTAAGAGGCACATACGGAtccacaccggtgaaaaactctacacgtgtgaggagcgCGGCAAACAGTTTATTCAGTTCTCGAATCTGAAGagtcatatgcggactcacactggcgagACACCGTACACGTGTAAGGAGTGTAACAAAAGCTATCGTCATTCACGTAGTCTTCGTGCgcacatgaaaactcacatcGGTGAAAATCTGTGAATAACTGTGTGACGACAACATGTGCATATTCTTACacattagaaaaaaatttaCATCTTAAGCTCGATTGatctattttttatttgaaaaggTGGTCTATGATTTCCCGCTACTTAATTCAGCCGTGTACACACTACATGTCTCCACTGTACAAAAATAACGGGAACTGAATTACAGCATAGTATTTACTATCGTCATGTCCCGTACTTTTGACTGGAACTAGAAGCGTTGTTAAAAAAAGGACCGTGGAATGTGCTGTAGATTTGGAATAGAGTAGTGCCTTAAATGAGAAAATTTTAAAGCAGTTATTAAGGTACcctcctccccccccccaaggTTAGTGAATCAGCCTCTGTTCAGATAAAAGTAGAGTCTATATAGGTGATGTATGTAGTATTTACCGACATATGTTAGAAGATAAAACTGATGTTTATCTTCCTGCGGGAGGTGTTGTGAGTTTGGAGTAGAGTAGTGCTATATACAGAGAAAAGTACAGAGAAAAGCAGTTGGTTAGGTATTGCCCCCTAAGGTTAGTGAAGCAGCCCCGGTTTAGCAAGGGAAGAAACTGGGGGAAGGCAGGTCAGATAGAGTCTGACAGAGGAGGGAGACTAGAAAACTCTTGGAGAGAAGTGGCAAATAAAAGGATTGTGAACTGCACGTATCGTCTCGACTTCATTCAATCTAATAAACGTATAACACGAAAAAGCAGCTAGCCTCCATCGCAGTGTTGGACGaccgtttgaggcacttgacattgtcacgtaaaaaaaagattaaaaaatcgcgGTGGCCCAAATCAGGCTATCAAAGGTGTCCTCGTAATCCTCACGAGTTGTTCAATCTGCCTTGTGAATCTCAAGCGATGGTCTTTTACGAGAAAgtatatatttgatgtcaaagttgaccgattttcgACAGCTTTTTCCTATGGTTTCGCCATTGTTTTCAAGCCGAAATACGCACCGTATGGGGGTTTCGGGGTGTCCGCTTAGTGGGCGAGGTTCGTCTGTTTCCGGGTCACGCTATACCGTTGCGGCAGTCACTCGGGACCTCACTCGGTAGTGTACACAAGTACTTTTGATGGTGCTGTCAGCGTTTTATCATGTTACGAAGttacccttgaaatcttgaaaaacggctcaggccgaatgatgtatcaaggttaaataaaggttgaaaaaaaaagtcttttaaGTATAAGACAGCAATCTGTAAGGTGTTATTCCAATAGGTTGCCTCGTGGGTAAAGTGaactgtaggtaacgttaccccACGAAGGCTTTGCATCTGACTGTTAACTGTTGAAGATATTAGATACATTGCTCGCGCCTGACTGAGGCATCAACTAAGAACAgttaatagcgaaaaacgtgttcagaagagaaactgtgccaAGTTGAATGACACACAAAATAGCGTCGTaagaattgtaacgttatatagctaactagtagcggaaaacgtgttcagaagacaaacggtgtcaatttgaatgacacatctaAAGGACCGTTGTGCGCTGCATTaagtgtatatagctaactaatagcgcaAAAcatgttcagaagagaaactgtgtcaatttgaatgacacacttacagaacagtaagaactatatcgttatgtagctacatgtaatagcgcaaaacgtgttcagaagacaaactgtgtcaatttgaatgacacacttacagatagcgcaataagaactgtatatggCAAACTAATAGCAGAAAaggtgttcaggagacaaactgtgtcaatttgaatgacacacttacaggtagcgcaataagaaatgtacatagctaactcatagcgaagtgtaacgtgttcagaagacaaactgtgtcaatttgaatgacacacttgcagatagcgcaataagaactgttaATAGCAAACTAATACTGGAAAAAGTGTtgaggagacaaactgtgtcaatttgaatgacacacttgcagatagcgcaataagaactgtatatagcaaactaatagcggaaaaagtgttcaggagacaaagtTGAAAcggtgtcaatttgaatgacacacttacagatagcGAAATAAGAAAtatacatagctaactcatagcgaagtgtaacgtgttcagagGACAAACTATTAATTTGAATGACaaacttgcagatagcgcaataagaact
Proteins encoded in this window:
- the LOC118421119 gene encoding oocyte zinc finger protein XlCOF19-like, with product MATTAGSHLKQGEGEDGQDSPRTHTCSYGDKEFPIKGSLDLHLRTHTCEKLYTCDDCGKRFSQQGHLEDHMSTHTGERPYECEYCNKCFSQSSHLKAHRPYQCDECGKRYIQLCNLKDHMRTHTGERPYECEYCNKCFTRRKPYRCDKCSKQFTQFANLKRHIRIHTGEKLYTCEERGKQFIQFSNLKSHMRTHTGETPYTCVVSLE